The genomic window CGCGGAGACGACGGCCGGACTGGCGGCGGACGCGACCGTCCGGGACGGCGATCCCGGAGCGATCGGCGATCGACTCGCCGACGCGCAGGCCGAACGCAGCGATCGCGTCGCGGAAATCCACTACCTCGACGGGAACGGGACGGTACTCGCGAGCAGTGACGACGCGGCGACGAGCGAGAACTTCTTCGACGTCGCCGGCGTCGACGGCGCGACCGACGAACCGACGACGACCCACGAGGCGCTCTCGAGCGACGACGAGGTCCTCTCGTTCGTCGCTCCCGTCCCGGGCGAGGATCGGTACGTCGCCCTCTCGGCGCCCGTCGGCGCCTTCGCGTCGACGCTCGAGAGCGGCGACGGCTACCGGACGGTCGTCACCGACGCCGACGGCGAACGGGTCGTCGGCGTCGGCGAGCTGAGCGGGGACGCCGAGATCGACGACGCGGCCGTTCTCGAGGCCGTCGACACCGACGCGTCGGGCGTCGTGACGGCGACTCCGGCGGGAAGCGAACGGGAAATCGCCGCGACGACGGCGACGATCGGCGGCGGCGAGTCGGCGATGCGGGTCACGACCTACGGCGTCGCGGACGAGGTCTTCGGAGCCCAGAACGCCGCAACCGCCGGCATCGCGGCGCTGGCGTTCATCGTCGTCATCAACCTCGGCTTCGTCGGCATCGTTCTCGGCGGCAACCTCTCCCTGCAGCTCCGCCGGCTCGCCGACAAGGCCGAGCGGATGGGCGACGGCGATCTCGACGTCGACCTCGAGACCGATCGGATCGACGAGGTCGGAATCCTCTACGACTCCTTCGACTCGATGCGCGACGACCTCAGCGTGACGATGACCGATCTGGAGGACGAACGCGAACGCGCACGCGAGGCCAAGCACCGCACCGAGCAGCGCAACCGCGAACTGGAGGCGGAAGCCGAGCGGTTCGGCCAGGTCATGGCCGACTGCGCCGACGGCGACCTCCAGCGACGGCTCGAGCCGCGGACCGACCACGAGGCGATGGTCGAGATCGCCGAGTCGTTCAACGAGATGATCGCCGACCTGGAGTCGGCGGTGTCTCAGGTCAAGCGGATCTCGCGGGACGTCGCGCGGACGAGTACCGAGGTCCAGTCCAGTTCCGAGGAGATCAGCCGGGCCAGCGAGGAGGTCAGCGCGTCGGTCCAGGAGATCTCCGACGGCTCCTCGGCGCAGGCCGAGGATCTGGAGACGGCGACGACGGAAGTCAAGGAGATGTCGGCGACCGTCGAGGAGGTCGCCGCGGCGACGAGTACGATCGCCGACCAGTCGACGCAGGTCGACGAACTCGCGACGACCGGACAGGAATCGGCCGAGGAGACGACCGCGGAGATGCACGTCGCCAGCGACCAGACGGAGACCGTCGCGGAGACGATCCACGAACTCGAGCGCGAGGCCGAGCAGATTCAGGAGATCGTCGAGCTTATCGACGAGATCGCCGGTCAGACGAACATGCTGGCACTGAACGCGGCGATCGAGTCGGCCCGATCACAGAGCGCCTCGAGCGAGGACGGCGGGTTCCAGGCCGTCGCCGACGAGGTCAAGGAACTGGCCGAGCAGACGCAGGCGGCGGTCGACGACGTCGAAGCCATGATCGAATCGATACAACAGCGTGCGACCGAGAGTGCGGCACAGATCGAGGAGACCGAGGAGACGATCGGATCGGCCACCGAGCGCGTCGATTCGCTCGCGGACAACCTGGATCGGATCGCCCGGGAGATCGAGCAGGTCGCGAGCGGCGTCACGCAGATCGACCAGGCGACGAACGAGCAGTCCGAGTCCGCGGAGGAGCTCGCGACGATCGTTCAGGAGGTCGCCAGCGTCGCCAACGAGACGACCTCGCAGGCCCAGCAGGTCGCGGCGGCGGCGGAAGAGACGACGGCGACGATCACCGACGTCTCCGCCGAGGCGACGCGGCTCGACCAGCGGGCGACGGAGCTGGCCGACGCCGTCGACGAGTTCAGCGTCTCGGAGGCGAACGCGCCCGAGTCACGGCCGGCGGCCGCCGAGTCCGGAGGTGAGAGTCGATGATCTCCGAACTCCGGATGTACCGGCTCGGCTTCTACGTGACGGCGGTCGCGACGCTGGCGTTTCTCGGCTGGGTCGCCCGCAAGCCGGCGGGGACCCGCCGGTACTACCTGCCGGCGCCGATCGTCTGCGGGACGCTCTCGCTCGCGTACTTCGGGATGTCGATCGAACTGCTTCGAGTGACGACCCCGAGCGGTCAGCCACTCCCGATGACGCGATACGTCGATTACTTCATCGCGACGGCGATCATGGTCGCGGTCGCGGGGAAGGTCGCGGGCGCGACCCGACGCCAGTTGGCCGCGCTCGTCGCCCTGACGGTCGGCTGGGTCGGCGTCAGCCTCGGCCGATACTTCCTCACGGGGACGGCGGTGCTCGTCGCGACCCTGGGCACGGTCGTCGTCCTCGCGGCCCTCCTCTACGTGATGATCTGGCCGGTGACGAAACGCTCCGGGAGGACCTCCGGCGAGCGAGTGCTGCTCTACGGCAAGCTCAGAAACGTGCTCATCCTGCTCTGGATCGCCTACCTGGTGATCGGCGTCATCTCTCGACAGGGAATCGGCCTTCTCGACGCTTTCGGCGGCGTCTTCGCGGGCGCCTATCTCGACATCGCCACCCGGATCGGCTTCGGACTGCTGATCCTGCGGGGGAGCGATGCGATGGTGCAACTCATCGACGATACCCAGTCGAACGGCGGCTCCGGCGAGTCCGGCGACGAAGTGACGTTCACGGAGTCGTCGGACGACCCCGACGCCGATCCCGACATCGAACCGGCCGACTGACCGGTCGCGTTCCAGTCCGAGATCTGACCGAGTATCATATTTCGAGATATCAATCGAAACTGGCAACTATCTGTCTCCTTTATGCAGCCGTCTACCGTATCGGGGATACAGTCCGCAGGACTGAATCTCGAGGATGACGGATCACAACGATAGACAGACACGACGCCGAACACGATCGCGAACTGATCCCTTTCGGTGGAACTTCGCCGACGGCTCGATCCCGACCGCACCACACGTCGCCTCGATGACGTGGCGCGACGGGTTGTTCGTCCACTGGCCCGTCGACGCCGACGCCCTCCGTCCGCACGTCCCCGATCGACTGACGCTCGAGACCCGAGACGGCGACGCCTGGCTCAGCGTGTTGCCGTTCGTGCTCACGGACGTCGGACTCCGCGGTGTGCCGACGGTCGCCAGAACGGCCGTCGCCGAACTCAACGTCCGAACGTACGTCCGGTACCGCGGCGACCCCGGCCTGTTCTTCTTCAGTATCGACGTCGGGAACCCGCTGATCGCGGCGATCGTCGGCCGGACGACGCGGCTCCCGGTCTATCACGCCCACATGCGGGTCAGCGCCGACAACGGGCACGTCGACTTCTCGAGCACGCGGAGTCAGACCGCGGTCGGCGCGCGGCCGCGGTTCGACGGGGACGCGCCGCCGGCTCGCTTCGACGCGACGTATCGGCCCGAGGGCGACGTCTTCCGGCCCGAACCGGACACGCTCGCCTACTGGCTCGTCGAACGCCGGCGGTTCTACGCCGCCGAAGACAGGCGGGTGCTAACGGGCGAAATCGCCCACGAGCGGTGGCCCCTCCAGCCCGCCACGGTGACGATTCACGAGAACACCATGTTCGAAGTCAACGACTTGCCGGAACCGATCGACGAGCCGGTCGTCCACTACTGCGACGAACTCCCGATGACCGGCTCAGTCCCGCGACGGATTCGAACGGAGTGAGGGGTTTCGTCGGGGAGAGCCCGCGAGACCGGAGATCGAAGCCGGAACGCATCGGGGACGCTCGAGACGCGAGAGAGGTAACGTCGCGATGACAGCTCCTGCGGAAGACCGGAGGATTTGTTAACTACGATACGAGATAATTATATTGTAGAATCATCCATGACTACGACATCGACCGACGGTGCGGTCGACGGACGGAACTCGTTCGTCTACGTCGTCGCGGCGCTCGCCGCGCTCAACGGCTTACTGTTCGGCTTCGACACCGGCGTCATCTCCGGTGCGATGCTCTATATCCGAGAGACGTTCGAACTGGCAACGATATTCGGCTACTCGATAAATCCTTCGCTCATCGAAGGAGTCATCGTCAGCGGTGCGATGGTCGGCGCAATCGTCGGCGCCGCCTTCGGTGGCCGGCTAGCTGACCGACTCGGTCGCCGACGGCTGATCCTCGTCGGCGCGGTGATCTTCTTCATCGGCTCGCTGATCATGGCGATCGCGCCGAACGTCGAAGTGCTGATCCTCGGACGGATCGTCGACGGGATCGGCGTCGGCTTCGCCTCCGTCGTCGGGCCGCTGTACATCTCGGAGATCTCTCCTCCGAAGATTCGCGGCTCTCTGGTTTCACTGAACCAGTTGACGATCACGAGCGGGATCCTCATCGCCTACCTCGTGAACTACGCCTTCTCCGAGGGCGGCCAGTGGCGCTGGATGCTCGGCCTCGGGATGGTCCCCGCGGCGATCCTGTTCGCCGGCATGCTCTTCATGCCCGAGAGTCCCAGATGGCTCTACGAGCGGGGCCGCGAAGACGACGCTCGCGACGTGCTCTCCCGCACGCGCACCGAGAGTCAGGTGGCCGGCGAACTTCGCGAGATCAAAGAGACCATCCAGACCGAGTCCGGAACCCTCCGCGACCTGCTTCAGGCGTGGGTGCGCCCGATGCTCGTCGTGGGAATCGGACTGGCGGTGTTCCAGCAGGTCACCGGCATCAACACGGTGATGTACTACGCGCCGACGATCCTCGAGTCGACCGGCTTCGCGGATAACGTCTCGATCCTCGCGACCGTCGGCATCGGCGCCGTCAACGTCGCGATGACCGTCGTCGCGGTCCTCTTGATGGACCGGCTCGGTCGACGACCGCTGTTGCTCTCGGGGCTCGGCGGCATGACCGTCATGCTCGCGGTCCTCGGTGCCGTGTTCTACCTGCCCGGGCTCTCCGGGATGCTCGGCTGGTTCGCGACGGGGAGCCTGATGCTGTACGTCGCCTTCTTCGCGATCGGGCTCGGTCCCGTGTTCTGGCTCATGATCTCGGAGATCTACCCGATGGAGATCCGCGGGACGGCGATGGGCGTCGTCACGGTCCTGAACTGGGCCGCGAACCTGATCGTCTCGCTGACGTTCCTCCGTCTCGTCGACGTCTTCGGCCAGTCCGGGACGTTCTGGCTGTACGGCGTGCTGACGCTGTTCGCGCTCGTCTTCTGCTATCAGCTCGTCCCCGAAACGAAGGGGCGGTCGCTCGAG from Haloterrigena sp. KLK7 includes these protein-coding regions:
- a CDS encoding methyl-accepting chemotaxis protein codes for the protein MTLLVSALFFAHVSGAVGPAAEQHFSDRTDDRSDVAATWLETNAETTAGLAADATVRDGDPGAIGDRLADAQAERSDRVAEIHYLDGNGTVLASSDDAATSENFFDVAGVDGATDEPTTTHEALSSDDEVLSFVAPVPGEDRYVALSAPVGAFASTLESGDGYRTVVTDADGERVVGVGELSGDAEIDDAAVLEAVDTDASGVVTATPAGSEREIAATTATIGGGESAMRVTTYGVADEVFGAQNAATAGIAALAFIVVINLGFVGIVLGGNLSLQLRRLADKAERMGDGDLDVDLETDRIDEVGILYDSFDSMRDDLSVTMTDLEDERERAREAKHRTEQRNRELEAEAERFGQVMADCADGDLQRRLEPRTDHEAMVEIAESFNEMIADLESAVSQVKRISRDVARTSTEVQSSSEEISRASEEVSASVQEISDGSSAQAEDLETATTEVKEMSATVEEVAAATSTIADQSTQVDELATTGQESAEETTAEMHVASDQTETVAETIHELEREAEQIQEIVELIDEIAGQTNMLALNAAIESARSQSASSEDGGFQAVADEVKELAEQTQAAVDDVEAMIESIQQRATESAAQIEETEETIGSATERVDSLADNLDRIAREIEQVASGVTQIDQATNEQSESAEELATIVQEVASVANETTSQAQQVAAAAEETTATITDVSAEATRLDQRATELADAVDEFSVSEANAPESRPAAAESGGESR
- a CDS encoding bacteriorhodopsin; its protein translation is MISELRMYRLGFYVTAVATLAFLGWVARKPAGTRRYYLPAPIVCGTLSLAYFGMSIELLRVTTPSGQPLPMTRYVDYFIATAIMVAVAGKVAGATRRQLAALVALTVGWVGVSLGRYFLTGTAVLVATLGTVVVLAALLYVMIWPVTKRSGRTSGERVLLYGKLRNVLILLWIAYLVIGVISRQGIGLLDAFGGVFAGAYLDIATRIGFGLLILRGSDAMVQLIDDTQSNGGSGESGDEVTFTESSDDPDADPDIEPAD
- a CDS encoding DUF2071 domain-containing protein encodes the protein MTDHNDRQTRRRTRSRTDPFRWNFADGSIPTAPHVASMTWRDGLFVHWPVDADALRPHVPDRLTLETRDGDAWLSVLPFVLTDVGLRGVPTVARTAVAELNVRTYVRYRGDPGLFFFSIDVGNPLIAAIVGRTTRLPVYHAHMRVSADNGHVDFSSTRSQTAVGARPRFDGDAPPARFDATYRPEGDVFRPEPDTLAYWLVERRRFYAAEDRRVLTGEIAHERWPLQPATVTIHENTMFEVNDLPEPIDEPVVHYCDELPMTGSVPRRIRTE
- a CDS encoding sugar porter family MFS transporter is translated as MTTTSTDGAVDGRNSFVYVVAALAALNGLLFGFDTGVISGAMLYIRETFELATIFGYSINPSLIEGVIVSGAMVGAIVGAAFGGRLADRLGRRRLILVGAVIFFIGSLIMAIAPNVEVLILGRIVDGIGVGFASVVGPLYISEISPPKIRGSLVSLNQLTITSGILIAYLVNYAFSEGGQWRWMLGLGMVPAAILFAGMLFMPESPRWLYERGREDDARDVLSRTRTESQVAGELREIKETIQTESGTLRDLLQAWVRPMLVVGIGLAVFQQVTGINTVMYYAPTILESTGFADNVSILATVGIGAVNVAMTVVAVLLMDRLGRRPLLLSGLGGMTVMLAVLGAVFYLPGLSGMLGWFATGSLMLYVAFFAIGLGPVFWLMISEIYPMEIRGTAMGVVTVLNWAANLIVSLTFLRLVDVFGQSGTFWLYGVLTLFALVFCYQLVPETKGRSLEEIEADLRETAFGTDADGSSPRPAETDD